One Prevotella melaninogenica DNA window includes the following coding sequences:
- a CDS encoding energy transducer TonB, giving the protein MEIKKSNRADLENKRWIGFLLGIIVALSFFFVAMEYNATGSDDDSANTKAIKNVTLHDMDMLPAIDQQDLAKTQEDKKPTMEDLLNLKRRDIPNKVTPHDAGSMNSNDKKTGAPQVSNEPIVMPMVTTTPEPPKIKEEAKKEMEKMTDDYSDKVVERYDDKVSKRILSETPTPPGGWVEFMKWLTKTLQYPAAAKENKLQGTVNITFIINADGTVDDVRIKSGKVPVLNDEVLRVLKTMGKWKPGIEKNKPCRSLIEIPFVFQLA; this is encoded by the coding sequence TTGGAAATAAAGAAGTCAAATAGAGCAGATTTAGAGAATAAGCGGTGGATTGGTTTCCTCTTGGGAATCATCGTTGCACTGTCTTTCTTCTTTGTTGCCATGGAGTATAATGCAACGGGGAGTGACGATGATTCGGCTAATACTAAAGCCATCAAGAATGTCACACTCCACGATATGGACATGCTGCCTGCCATTGACCAGCAGGATCTTGCCAAGACACAAGAAGACAAGAAGCCTACGATGGAGGACCTGCTCAACCTTAAACGCCGTGATATTCCGAATAAGGTTACGCCGCATGATGCGGGCAGTATGAACTCGAACGATAAGAAGACGGGTGCTCCACAGGTGAGTAACGAACCGATTGTTATGCCGATGGTGACCACAACTCCTGAACCTCCGAAGATAAAGGAAGAGGCTAAGAAGGAGATGGAAAAGATGACCGATGACTATTCCGACAAGGTTGTAGAACGCTATGACGACAAGGTTAGCAAGCGAATCCTCTCTGAGACACCAACACCACCAGGCGGATGGGTGGAGTTTATGAAGTGGCTTACAAAGACATTGCAATACCCTGCTGCAGCAAAGGAGAACAAACTGCAGGGAACGGTGAATATTACGTTCATCATCAATGCTGATGGTACGGTTGATGATGTCAGAATCAAGAGTGGTAAGGTACCTGTCCTCAACGACGAAGTACTGCGCGTTCTCAAGACAATGGGTAAGTGGAAGCCAGGCATTGAGAAGAATAAACCATGCCGTTCGCTGATAGAGATTCCGTTTGTCTTCCAACTTGCATAA
- a CDS encoding DoxX family protein, which translates to MKCLELLFPKAESTKASLLLLASRLVFGLTFASHGLDKLQHFSETATHFPAPFGMSGEVAVGLSIFGELVCGLAFVFGFLTRLALLPMIFTMIVAFTTVFGGSISAGELPFLYLIIFVLSWFAGAGKFSVDGIIRSKISRGN; encoded by the coding sequence ATGAAATGTTTAGAATTACTATTTCCAAAAGCTGAGAGTACAAAGGCATCACTTCTTTTATTGGCATCACGCCTTGTGTTCGGATTGACATTTGCAAGCCACGGACTCGACAAGTTACAGCACTTCTCAGAAACGGCTACACACTTCCCTGCACCCTTCGGAATGAGTGGTGAGGTGGCAGTTGGCTTGAGTATCTTCGGCGAGTTAGTATGCGGTTTGGCTTTCGTTTTTGGTTTCCTCACACGTTTAGCACTCTTGCCAATGATTTTCACCATGATAGTTGCCTTCACAACTGTGTTTGGCGGATCTATCAGTGCAGGTGAATTACCTTTCCTCTATCTTATCATCTTCGTTCTTTCATGGTTTGCTGGTGCTGGCAAGTTCTCAGTTGATGGCATCATCAGAAGCAAGATAAGCCGGGGTAATTGA
- a CDS encoding S8 family serine peptidase: MRKILLTVFCLCSVGLAYGQSKIDLQSQLELFKLRNTSIPTYNSRTRSFERPKSVPENTMAMVELKDQNGRADLEAQGVRVLRVRGNIAIVVAPIKDIERIADLKCVRRMELPRRVYQKMDVVRKEIGVDKIHQGLDLPQAYTGKGVVTGIVDGGIDPNHINFLKPDGSTRFGYISKITASQSNKDGYQFDNYYPRAVLDTMTNRDNAYAIEDFTTDSYTTFHGTHTTGIMAGGYKGDITYAKTNDNDRSYKVIGPNPFYGCATESELVASCGDLRDQYIAFGVDDVVQYSLLSGKKPKPCVINLSLGSNIGVHDSTSVMNRFLAEEGKHAIICVAAGNEANMGIALKKDFKDAGEIVKTFLTPMQPDTLRSGGKTYFNLRNGQIAAYSNDSTEFELQIVVTNANRRNRAVARIPILKNTNGQPVTYASGGNDYSMSGAVIDPNFAKAFDGYVTAASAIDAETGRYYAMAQIMTSDNQKENQDGHYKLALEIKSKKPGQRVEVYSDAQFIYFDSNKQEGFVSGTRNGSISDMACAANIVTVGSYNVRNHWSSLDGFVYGYNKRGDEDDFPEGEASRFSSFGTLADGRNLPHVCAPGASIISSVNTYAVENQELGYSDMALQGRLEKGGKKYYWHQSLGTSMATPVVAGAIALWLEANPNLTVKDVVRIIQQTARKDKYVTNTGDPVQWGAGKFDAYAGLKQVLKEKETNGINGVRYAESQAVPVITMTGERSFSAFLAGAKQLNLRAYSLSGQLVHSLSAQGDELNVNASSWNKGVYLIQVNGGKAQRIVIY; this comes from the coding sequence ATGAGAAAAATTCTACTCACTGTATTTTGTTTATGTTCGGTAGGATTAGCTTACGGTCAGTCGAAGATTGACCTACAAAGTCAGTTGGAACTGTTCAAACTCCGTAACACTTCCATTCCTACCTACAACAGTCGTACACGTTCGTTTGAACGTCCAAAAAGTGTACCAGAGAACACAATGGCAATGGTCGAACTGAAGGATCAGAACGGCCGTGCAGACTTAGAGGCACAAGGAGTAAGGGTGCTGCGAGTACGTGGTAATATTGCCATTGTCGTAGCTCCAATAAAAGACATTGAGCGTATTGCAGACTTGAAGTGCGTTCGTCGTATGGAACTCCCACGTCGTGTCTATCAGAAGATGGATGTCGTTCGTAAGGAGATTGGTGTGGATAAGATTCACCAAGGTCTCGATCTCCCACAGGCTTACACTGGTAAAGGCGTTGTAACGGGTATTGTTGATGGTGGTATTGACCCTAACCATATCAACTTCCTCAAGCCAGACGGCAGCACACGTTTCGGTTATATCAGTAAGATCACAGCCAGTCAGTCGAATAAGGATGGTTATCAATTTGATAACTATTACCCTCGTGCCGTGCTTGACACCATGACTAACCGTGATAATGCATACGCTATTGAGGACTTTACGACCGATTCCTACACTACGTTCCATGGTACTCACACTACTGGAATCATGGCAGGTGGATATAAAGGCGATATCACCTATGCTAAGACTAACGATAACGACAGGTCTTATAAGGTGATTGGTCCTAATCCTTTCTATGGTTGTGCGACAGAGTCAGAGCTTGTTGCTTCGTGCGGTGATTTGCGTGACCAGTATATTGCATTTGGTGTTGATGATGTCGTACAGTATTCACTACTATCAGGAAAGAAGCCAAAGCCATGTGTTATCAACCTTTCATTAGGTAGTAACATTGGTGTACACGACTCTACAAGTGTAATGAATCGTTTCCTTGCAGAGGAAGGAAAACACGCTATTATCTGTGTTGCTGCAGGTAACGAAGCGAACATGGGCATCGCATTAAAGAAGGATTTTAAGGATGCGGGAGAGATAGTTAAGACTTTTCTCACGCCAATGCAGCCAGATACTTTGCGTTCTGGAGGTAAGACCTACTTTAATCTTCGTAACGGACAGATAGCAGCTTATAGTAATGACTCTACAGAATTCGAGTTACAAATCGTTGTTACTAATGCAAATCGTCGTAATCGTGCTGTAGCCAGAATTCCTATTTTAAAGAATACAAATGGTCAACCTGTGACCTATGCATCAGGTGGTAATGACTATTCAATGTCAGGCGCTGTGATTGACCCAAACTTTGCGAAAGCGTTTGATGGTTACGTCACAGCAGCTTCTGCTATAGATGCTGAAACGGGCCGTTACTATGCTATGGCGCAGATAATGACCAGTGATAACCAGAAAGAAAATCAGGATGGGCACTATAAACTGGCGTTGGAAATAAAGAGTAAGAAGCCTGGACAGCGTGTTGAAGTTTATAGCGATGCACAGTTTATCTACTTCGATAGTAACAAGCAGGAGGGTTTCGTAAGCGGAACACGCAATGGTTCTATCAGCGATATGGCATGTGCTGCAAACATCGTTACTGTTGGTAGCTACAATGTACGCAACCACTGGTCATCTCTCGACGGCTTTGTTTATGGTTACAACAAGCGAGGTGACGAAGATGACTTCCCTGAAGGTGAGGCTTCACGCTTCTCTTCTTTCGGTACATTAGCCGATGGTAGAAACCTTCCACACGTATGTGCTCCAGGTGCATCTATCATCTCTTCTGTCAATACATACGCTGTAGAGAATCAAGAGTTAGGATATAGTGACATGGCATTGCAGGGTAGATTGGAGAAAGGTGGTAAGAAATACTACTGGCATCAATCACTCGGTACATCTATGGCTACGCCTGTTGTGGCTGGTGCTATTGCCCTCTGGCTTGAAGCCAACCCTAATTTGACAGTCAAGGACGTAGTCCGTATCATCCAGCAGACCGCTCGTAAGGATAAGTATGTTACTAATACGGGCGACCCAGTACAGTGGGGTGCAGGTAAGTTTGACGCTTACGCAGGTTTGAAGCAGGTACTAAAAGAAAAGGAAACCAATGGTATTAATGGCGTAAGATACGCTGAGAGTCAAGCAGTACCTGTCATCACAATGACTGGCGAACGCTCTTTCTCAGCCTTCCTTGCTGGTGCAAAGCAGCTGAATCTACGTGCTTACTCACTCAGCGGACAGTTAGTTCACTCGCTCTCTGCACAAGGTGACGAACTTAACGTTAATGCTTCTTCATGGAACAAGGGCGTTTACTTGATTCAAGTAAATGGCGGTAAGGCACAACGTATCGTTATCTATTAA
- the porQ gene encoding type IX secretion system protein PorQ yields the protein MKKIVFTLLLTLFAVVIRAQESQTEYNFLRLPVSAHAAALGGENITIIEDDPSLMFSNPALASSVSDKTVGLSYMNYMRGAHYMGASYTKALGEKATLAGGVQYMNYGKMKEVDANNVQTGTFNASEIAVEGIFSYELARNLVGGITAKFITSYIGSYNSMAVGVDLGLNWYEPEREWSVSLVAKNLGGQIKAYEEEYGKMPIDVQVGVSKTFAALPVRVSATLVDLTHYDYRFINHLNLGAEVLLSESIWVGGGYNFRKADEMTIGKDENASAHGAGFSVGAGINLEQFKLNLAYGKYHAASNSILVNLAYSF from the coding sequence ATGAAAAAAATCGTTTTCACCCTCCTGTTAACCCTTTTTGCGGTTGTAATACGAGCGCAGGAGAGTCAAACTGAATACAACTTCCTACGTCTTCCAGTGAGTGCGCATGCTGCTGCATTGGGTGGAGAGAATATTACTATCATTGAAGACGACCCTTCACTGATGTTCTCTAACCCTGCTTTGGCTTCTTCCGTAAGCGATAAAACCGTGGGACTTAGTTACATGAATTATATGCGTGGAGCTCATTATATGGGTGCTTCTTATACGAAAGCATTGGGTGAGAAAGCTACGCTTGCAGGTGGTGTGCAGTATATGAACTACGGAAAGATGAAGGAAGTTGATGCTAACAACGTACAAACTGGTACTTTCAATGCCAGCGAAATTGCTGTTGAAGGTATCTTTTCCTACGAATTAGCACGTAATCTGGTGGGTGGTATCACGGCAAAATTCATTACTTCTTACATTGGTAGTTATAATTCTATGGCGGTGGGCGTAGACCTTGGTCTCAACTGGTATGAACCTGAAAGAGAGTGGTCGGTATCCTTAGTTGCCAAGAACCTCGGTGGACAGATTAAGGCATACGAAGAGGAGTATGGTAAGATGCCGATTGATGTGCAGGTGGGTGTGAGCAAGACTTTTGCTGCCCTCCCTGTCAGAGTGTCTGCTACGCTCGTCGATCTTACGCATTATGACTATCGTTTTATCAATCACCTCAATCTCGGAGCAGAAGTCTTACTGTCTGAAAGTATTTGGGTTGGTGGTGGTTACAACTTCCGTAAGGCAGACGAAATGACCATTGGTAAGGATGAGAACGCCAGTGCGCATGGGGCAGGATTCAGTGTCGGAGCTGGTATCAACCTTGAACAATTCAAACTCAACCTTGCCTACGGTAAGTATCATGCAGCCAGCAACTCAATATTGGTGAACTTGGCGTACTCTTTTTAG
- a CDS encoding YitT family protein yields the protein MVRKRKNKFRDVREFLMIALAMIIGSFGWCAFLLPHHITIGGIAGIASVIQWGLDIPVQYTYLTINGILLFVALKILGWKFCVRTIFAVLVFAFSTSVLREVFAGHPLFSDEPFLACVVGGVLLGVGVSIALQYNASSGGSDVIAAMIHKYRDVSLGRVILACDLCIITSSYLVLANWEKVIYGYIVLFVMTYVVDYLINGMRGSVQFFVISEHWGEIGSAINNDVDRGCTVIEARGFYTGKKVGMLFVIARRSEAHSIYQVIDEIDPNAFVSQGAVNGVYGMGFDRMKVAHKKKTADEKVRTKE from the coding sequence ATGGTAAGAAAAAGAAAAAACAAGTTTAGAGATGTACGCGAATTCCTGATGATTGCATTGGCAATGATCATCGGCAGCTTTGGCTGGTGTGCATTCTTATTGCCACATCATATTACGATTGGTGGTATTGCGGGTATTGCATCGGTTATTCAGTGGGGTCTTGATATCCCAGTGCAGTATACCTACCTTACTATCAACGGCATACTGCTCTTTGTCGCGTTAAAGATATTGGGTTGGAAGTTCTGTGTCAGGACGATTTTTGCCGTACTGGTGTTCGCCTTTTCGACGTCGGTATTGCGTGAGGTCTTTGCTGGACATCCGTTGTTTTCAGACGAACCTTTCCTCGCCTGCGTTGTAGGTGGTGTGTTATTAGGTGTCGGAGTCAGCATCGCCTTGCAGTATAATGCCAGTTCGGGCGGGTCGGATGTTATTGCAGCCATGATTCACAAGTATCGTGATGTGTCACTCGGACGTGTCATTCTTGCTTGCGACCTATGTATCATTACCTCCAGTTATCTGGTTTTAGCGAATTGGGAAAAGGTTATCTATGGTTACATAGTTCTCTTCGTAATGACCTATGTAGTGGACTACCTTATTAATGGTATGCGTGGTTCGGTGCAGTTCTTTGTTATCTCTGAACACTGGGGAGAGATTGGTTCTGCCATTAACAACGATGTTGATCGTGGCTGTACGGTGATTGAAGCACGCGGATTCTATACAGGTAAGAAGGTGGGAATGCTCTTTGTCATCGCACGCCGTTCTGAAGCCCACTCCATCTATCAAGTGATTGACGAAATAGACCCGAATGCCTTTGTATCACAAGGTGCTGTCAATGGTGTCTATGGCATGGGATTTGATAGAATGAAAGTAGCACATAAGAAGAAAACAGCTGACGAGAAAGTCAGAACAAAAGAATAA
- the feoB gene encoding ferrous iron transport protein B has product MKLSELKTGETGVIVKVSGHGGFRKRIIEMGFIKGKTVEVLLNAPLQDPVKYKIMGYEVSLRHSEADQIEVLSDVKTHSVGNEEEQEDNQVEMDSTTYDSTDKELTPEKQSDAVRRKDHTINVALVGNPNCGKTSLFNFASGAHERVGNYSGVTVDAKVGRAEFDGYVFNLVDLPGTYSLSAYSPEELYVRKQLVDKTPDVVINVIDSSNLERNLYLTTQLIDMHIRMVCALNMFDETEQRGDHIDAQKLSELFGVPMIPTVFTNGRGVKELFRQIIAVYEGKEDESLQFRHIHINHGHEIENGIKEMQEHLKKYPELCHRYSTRYLAIKLLEHDKDVEQLVSPLGDSIEIFNHRDTAAARVKEETGNDSETAIMDAKYGFINGALKEANFSTGDKKDTYQTTHVIDHVLTNKYFGFPIFFFVLLVMFTATFVIGQYPMDWIEAGVGWLGEFISKNMPAGPVKDMIVDGVIGGVGAVIVFLPQILILYFFISYMEDCGYMSRAAFIMDRLMHKMGLHGKSFIPLIMGFGCNVPAVMATRTIESRRSRLITMLILPLMSCSARLPIYVMITGSFFALKYRSLAMLSLYIIGVLMAVAMSRLFSAFVVKGEDTPFVMELPPYRFPTWKAIGRHTWEKGKQYLKKMGGIILVASIIVWALGYFPLPDDPNMDNQARQEQSYIGRIGKAVEPVFRPQGFNWKLDVGLLSGMGAKEIVASTMGVLYSNDDSFSDDNGYSSEIGKYSKLHNLITKDVATMHHISYEEAEPIATLTAFSFLLFVLLYFPCVATIAAIKGETGSWGWALFAAGYTTALAWIVSAVVFQVGMLFM; this is encoded by the coding sequence ATGAAACTATCAGAATTAAAGACTGGAGAAACTGGTGTTATCGTAAAGGTATCGGGACACGGTGGTTTTCGTAAACGAATCATAGAGATGGGATTTATCAAGGGTAAGACCGTTGAGGTATTGCTCAATGCACCCTTGCAAGACCCCGTTAAATATAAGATTATGGGTTATGAGGTTAGTCTTCGTCATAGCGAGGCTGACCAGATTGAGGTATTGTCGGATGTGAAGACTCACTCTGTTGGGAATGAGGAGGAGCAGGAAGACAATCAGGTTGAGATGGATTCAACCACATACGACAGCACGGACAAGGAGCTAACGCCCGAGAAACAATCAGATGCTGTGCGCCGTAAGGACCATACAATCAATGTGGCACTTGTCGGTAACCCTAATTGCGGTAAGACATCGCTCTTCAACTTTGCATCGGGAGCACACGAACGAGTAGGTAATTATTCGGGTGTGACGGTTGATGCGAAGGTGGGACGTGCTGAGTTTGATGGCTATGTTTTTAACCTTGTAGACCTCCCTGGTACCTATAGCCTTTCAGCCTATAGTCCTGAAGAACTCTACGTGCGTAAGCAGTTGGTTGACAAGACACCAGACGTAGTCATCAATGTGATAGACTCGTCTAACCTTGAGCGCAACCTCTATCTTACAACCCAGCTGATAGACATGCACATACGTATGGTTTGTGCGCTAAATATGTTTGATGAGACAGAACAGCGTGGTGACCATATTGATGCACAAAAGCTTTCTGAGCTCTTCGGAGTGCCGATGATACCAACAGTATTCACCAATGGTAGAGGTGTGAAGGAACTCTTCCGCCAGATTATTGCCGTTTATGAAGGAAAAGAAGACGAGTCGTTGCAGTTCCGCCATATCCATATCAACCACGGACATGAGATAGAGAATGGTATTAAAGAGATGCAGGAGCATTTGAAGAAATACCCTGAACTCTGCCATCGCTACTCTACCCGCTATCTTGCCATCAAGCTGTTAGAGCATGACAAGGACGTAGAACAACTCGTTAGTCCGTTAGGTGATTCGATTGAGATATTTAATCATCGTGATACAGCAGCTGCTCGTGTAAAGGAAGAGACGGGTAATGATAGCGAAACAGCCATCATGGATGCCAAGTATGGTTTTATTAATGGTGCGCTGAAGGAAGCGAACTTCTCGACAGGTGATAAGAAAGACACCTATCAGACCACCCATGTCATCGACCATGTCTTGACAAACAAATACTTTGGCTTCCCAATCTTTTTCTTTGTACTGTTGGTAATGTTCACTGCAACCTTCGTCATTGGTCAGTATCCAATGGATTGGATAGAGGCTGGTGTGGGTTGGTTAGGCGAGTTTATTTCTAAGAATATGCCTGCCGGACCAGTAAAAGATATGATCGTCGATGGTGTTATCGGCGGTGTAGGAGCTGTTATTGTATTTCTTCCTCAGATATTAATACTTTACTTCTTTATCTCCTACATGGAGGACTGCGGCTATATGTCACGTGCCGCCTTCATCATGGACCGACTGATGCACAAGATGGGACTGCATGGAAAGTCATTTATCCCACTTATCATGGGCTTCGGTTGTAATGTGCCAGCGGTGATGGCAACACGTACGATTGAGAGTCGGAGGAGTAGATTGATAACAATGTTGATTCTCCCCTTGATGAGTTGTTCGGCTCGTCTACCTATCTACGTAATGATTACGGGTTCGTTCTTTGCGCTGAAATATCGTTCGCTTGCCATGCTCTCCTTATATATAATAGGTGTATTGATGGCAGTGGCAATGAGTCGTTTGTTCTCAGCTTTTGTGGTCAAAGGTGAGGATACGCCATTTGTGATGGAGCTACCACCTTACCGTTTCCCAACATGGAAGGCAATTGGTCGCCATACATGGGAGAAAGGTAAGCAGTATCTTAAAAAGATGGGAGGTATTATCCTTGTTGCTTCTATCATCGTATGGGCTTTAGGCTACTTCCCTCTTCCAGACGATCCGAACATGGATAATCAAGCACGACAGGAACAAAGCTATATCGGACGAATCGGTAAAGCCGTTGAGCCAGTGTTCCGTCCACAGGGTTTCAATTGGAAATTGGATGTTGGCTTGTTGTCTGGTATGGGTGCAAAAGAGATTGTTGCATCAACAATGGGCGTACTCTATTCTAATGATGATAGCTTCTCTGACGACAATGGTTATAGTAGTGAGATAGGCAAATACTCAAAGCTACATAATCTGATTACAAAGGATGTAGCAACTATGCATCACATCAGCTACGAGGAAGCAGAGCCTATTGCAACGCTGACAGCCTTCTCGTTCCTTCTCTTTGTACTGCTTTACTTCCCTTGTGTAGCCACGATAGCAGCTATTAAAGGCGAAACAGGCAGTTGGGGTTGGGCTCTCTTTGCTGCAGGTTACACTACAGCATTAGCTTGGATCGTTAGTGCTGTGGTCTTCCAAGTGGGCATGCTATTCATGTGA
- a CDS encoding alanine/glycine:cation symporter family protein produces the protein MIELFSADGWLNQAIVSINYFTWTYILVAGLVICALWFTWRTHFVQFRMVGEMVRLLGESTGTHDEGEKHVSSFQAFAVSIASRVGTGNLAGVASAIAIGGPGAVFWMWVIALLGSATAFIESTLAQLYKRRHADSFIGGPAYYILHGMHCKWMAKLFAVLITMTFCMAYISIQSNTICGAMQKAFSIDPTWMGAALAILSLAIVFGGIQRIAKVSSVLVPLMAVGYVLLALVIIVMNIQLIPHVFRLIVENAFGFEQVAGGGLGATMMNGIKRGLFSNEAGEGSAPNIAATASTTHPVKQGLIQSLGVFTDTLLVCSCTAFIIIISGLYVNNSDSGILLTQVALESEVGAAGPIFIAIAIFFFAFSSIIGNYYYGEANVRFLTQKPSAILALRVITGGVMVMFGAIASLDLVWSIGDFFMALITICNLVAILTLGKYAFRLLDDYRQQKRAGVKSPVFKRETMPDIEKDIECWGL, from the coding sequence ATGATAGAATTATTTTCCGCAGACGGCTGGCTGAATCAAGCCATAGTATCTATCAATTATTTTACATGGACATATATCCTCGTAGCAGGACTCGTTATTTGTGCTTTGTGGTTTACATGGCGGACGCACTTTGTGCAGTTTCGCATGGTTGGCGAGATGGTTCGCCTATTAGGAGAATCGACAGGAACACATGACGAAGGTGAGAAACATGTATCATCTTTTCAAGCTTTTGCCGTCTCAATAGCCTCACGTGTAGGTACTGGAAACCTTGCTGGTGTGGCAAGTGCGATAGCTATTGGTGGTCCTGGTGCTGTCTTTTGGATGTGGGTTATTGCCCTCTTAGGCTCTGCGACAGCCTTCATAGAGTCTACACTTGCCCAACTTTATAAGCGTCGTCATGCCGACTCCTTCATTGGTGGACCAGCCTATTACATTCTACATGGTATGCATTGTAAATGGATGGCGAAACTCTTTGCCGTACTGATTACGATGACTTTCTGTATGGCTTATATCTCCATACAGAGTAATACGATTTGTGGTGCAATGCAAAAGGCATTTTCTATTGATCCGACATGGATGGGTGCCGCCCTCGCTATACTCTCTTTAGCAATAGTTTTCGGTGGTATTCAGCGTATTGCCAAGGTCAGTAGCGTACTCGTTCCGCTGATGGCAGTGGGTTACGTGCTCCTTGCTTTGGTCATTATTGTAATGAATATTCAACTCATTCCACACGTCTTCCGCCTTATCGTTGAGAACGCTTTTGGCTTTGAACAGGTTGCAGGTGGTGGCTTAGGTGCTACGATGATGAACGGTATTAAGCGTGGACTATTCAGTAATGAGGCGGGTGAGGGTTCTGCTCCAAATATTGCAGCGACCGCATCTACTACTCATCCCGTGAAACAAGGACTCATCCAGTCGCTCGGTGTATTCACAGATACGCTCCTCGTTTGTAGCTGTACGGCTTTTATCATTATCATCAGTGGACTTTATGTCAACAATTCTGACTCAGGAATTCTCCTTACTCAGGTTGCTTTAGAGAGCGAAGTGGGTGCAGCTGGTCCAATCTTTATAGCGATAGCCATCTTCTTCTTTGCTTTTAGTAGTATTATCGGAAACTATTATTATGGTGAGGCAAACGTACGATTCCTTACTCAAAAGCCTTCAGCCATTCTCGCTTTGCGTGTGATAACAGGTGGTGTAATGGTGATGTTTGGTGCCATTGCCAGCCTCGACCTTGTATGGAGTATTGGTGATTTCTTCATGGCTCTCATCACGATTTGTAACCTCGTTGCTATCTTAACACTTGGTAAATATGCCTTCCGCCTACTCGATGACTATCGTCAACAGAAGCGCGCAGGCGTGAAGAGCCCTGTCTTCAAACGTGAGACAATGCCCGATATTGAGAAAGATATTGAATGCTGGGGGCTATAA
- the mnmA gene encoding tRNA 2-thiouridine(34) synthase MnmA codes for MNIQELEGKRIAVLLSGGVDSSVVVYEFARFGLHPDCFYIKIGPEEKEDWDCNSEEDLEMATLVARRFGCKLEVIDCHKEYWDQVTRYTMEKVKAGFTPNPDVMCNRLIKFGAFDEKMGHDYDLIATGHYAQTEWIDGRKWLTTSPDPVKDQTDFLAQIYDWQLKKAIFPIGHYEKNEVREIAERENLINAHRKDSQGICFLGNIDYNEYVRRYLGEEIGDVIELETGKKIGEHKGLWFHTIGQRKGLGLGGGPWFVIKKDVTKNILYVSHGYDPATAYKKDFPLHDFHFLTEGITTLPEKITFKIRHTPEYHPATVEQLSDGRCIIHSTENIHGVAPGQFCVVYDEQHHRCFGSGEITL; via the coding sequence ATGAATATTCAGGAACTCGAAGGTAAGCGTATTGCCGTTCTCCTCTCTGGCGGTGTTGACAGCTCGGTTGTGGTTTATGAGTTTGCACGATTCGGGCTGCATCCCGACTGTTTCTATATAAAGATAGGACCAGAAGAGAAGGAAGACTGGGACTGTAACTCTGAAGAAGACCTTGAAATGGCTACACTTGTGGCACGCCGCTTTGGCTGTAAGTTGGAAGTCATCGACTGTCATAAGGAATATTGGGACCAGGTGACACGCTATACCATGGAGAAGGTGAAGGCTGGTTTTACGCCTAATCCAGATGTGATGTGCAACCGACTGATAAAGTTTGGGGCTTTTGATGAGAAGATGGGACATGACTATGACCTCATCGCAACGGGCCATTATGCACAGACAGAATGGATTGACGGACGTAAATGGCTCACTACAAGTCCTGATCCAGTCAAAGACCAGACCGACTTTTTAGCACAAATTTACGACTGGCAGCTGAAGAAAGCAATCTTCCCTATTGGCCACTACGAGAAGAATGAGGTGCGAGAGATTGCCGAGCGAGAGAATCTTATCAATGCGCACCGAAAGGATTCGCAGGGAATCTGCTTCCTTGGAAATATCGACTATAATGAGTATGTACGCCGCTATTTAGGCGAAGAAATAGGCGACGTCATCGAACTTGAAACGGGAAAAAAGATTGGCGAACACAAAGGACTATGGTTCCATACCATCGGGCAACGGAAGGGACTCGGTCTTGGCGGTGGCCCTTGGTTCGTTATTAAAAAAGATGTAACTAAAAATATCCTGTATGTAAGTCATGGCTATGACCCTGCTACAGCCTACAAAAAAGATTTCCCGCTCCATGACTTCCACTTCCTAACAGAAGGTATCACAACTTTACCTGAGAAGATTACCTTCAAGATTCGCCACACACCTGAGTACCATCCAGCAACTGTTGAACAGTTGTCGGACGGTAGGTGTATTATTCACTCTACCGAAAATATCCATGGCGTTGCCCCTGGACAATTCTGTGTTGTCTATGATGAACAGCACCATCGCTGCTTTGGTTCTGGAGAAATAACTTTGTAA